A stretch of DNA from Parvularcula bermudensis HTCC2503:
GGAGCACACCCAAGTCCTCGATCAGCGACCAGGGGATCGGCACGCGGAAAGCGCGCTCCTCTCCGCCCTTCGGCGAGGGCACCAGCAGGACGCCCTGGTCGTCGAGGTTCGCCCACCGCATCGACCGCGCCTCGTTCGACCGCAGGCCCGTCATGAGCATGGTTTGCCAGCAGAGGCGCTTCTTCACCTTCTCCATCGCGTCGAGCCGCGCCCAGAGGGTCGGCATCCCCTCCAGCGGTACGGCCCAGTCCCGCGTCCTGTCCTTCGCAAAGCGGACGCCGCGCGTGACGGGGTTCGGCGGCAGGTCGTACACCCGCGCCACGTCGTTGAGCAAGAGGCGGGCGAGCCGCAGAGCGCCGTTGGCGGTGGCGGGGCCGCGCTTCTCCGCCAGCTCCTCGTGTAGCTTCGCGCAGGTCTGCCGGTCGAGCAGGTGCATAGGCAGGTCGCCGATCTTGGCCAGGGGCGCCTTCGGTCCCACCGTTAGGCTCTTGTACGACTGGTGCGTCTTGGGCCGCAGGTCGTCGCCGCGCGCCTTCAAATACTTCTCCAGCGCCTGGCGCAAGGTGGGGATGCCGTCCTTTCGTAGCCTCGGGTCCTCACCACGCCGAGCCATGACGTTGGCCTCGATGGCCTGCTGCCGGGCGGTCCTCAGGCTGACCTCGTTCGCCCGGCCGATCATCAGGGAGACCGCTCGGCCCGTTCCGTCGTTGACGCTGGTCACGAGCTTGTAGCTGCTCGACCGCTTTCCGATGACGAGCCGCAGACCACGCACCTCCGTGTCGTAGAGCTGCGTGCCCGCCGGGTGTTCGTCCCTGGCCCTGTCCACCAGGCCCTGTGTAAATTTCGTCGCCACGTCCAAATCCTCCTTCTCAGACCTAAAATCGGCCTGAGACGCATCAGGAGCCGTTAGGATCGGTTAGGAT
This window harbors:
- a CDS encoding tyrosine-type recombinase/integrase — translated: MATKFTQGLVDRARDEHPAGTQLYDTEVRGLRLVIGKRSSSYKLVTSVNDGTGRAVSLMIGRANEVSLRTARQQAIEANVMARRGEDPRLRKDGIPTLRQALEKYLKARGDDLRPKTHQSYKSLTVGPKAPLAKIGDLPMHLLDRQTCAKLHEELAEKRGPATANGALRLARLLLNDVARVYDLPPNPVTRGVRFAKDRTRDWAVPLEGMPTLWARLDAMEKVKKRLCWQTMLMTGLRSNEARSMRWANLDDQGVLLVPSPKGGEERAFRVPIPWSLIEDLGVLRGKSEFVFPARTRTGYIDQLKRSEKFPYSPHMMRHTYRTLALEAGVSVETAMILLNHKTNDISSRYVTRANLTGYLRGEVEKVAATIRKAAGGRSVAISEQISV